Proteins encoded by one window of Polyangiaceae bacterium:
- a CDS encoding winged helix-turn-helix domain-containing protein, protein MSQIGFGAELDSPFMTLRISLIDGYVDGASRLVFRGERRVRLTQNEVDVLLRLVQAEGVVSRQEINVDVLGNAPQVLTRAADNVVARLRKKLERDPAEPLHILTVQGVGYRWHSSDSSRTGSDGNLAVGRDSLIAELLDACRPGSLLVVHGVPRVGTSRVLREVTRRLPNPVMGCDLRHRSGLRNALCRTLECEPNAVESAIARLPSGVVWLDNLSALDPELHHLSSWGESNPRLTRLVTSRRTLDLEAAQHVRVKPLSFSSGLDYVSQKLSRLDVAARNEEVAPLVRACGGWMQALNQLVHSLTALTCAEVSALVGPSNASGGERHQLLEELWSGLLEGERDALLRLSAFAGPWDLELGRSMGVGGELVAQLVDSALVERAANASGFVVWPPLLSHLANQYHRGNKWGGIATTHARVVLESRANSAELRLAMGRLSGTLRAQLAFALARSVESALERTTLVAASVDLLGEKERHLAQLELARSLSVLGRHEEALAVLGRSRSEMPSELQALTLVAEADVRRQTDPRGSEQLLRNPLLQGNSQLAPRVLRQLGVLALEGGESRKARNQLQRAYVAAEAAGDDALCGTILTDLGNLCLDSDLVEAARCLERAGMLFKQLGDPARQMYSQSNLGFALHLMGDLDRAESLQREALAEHDRVGNRRFIGFARAALGAISLERGHLVDAEQHLLAAREILEEVDPTYQHYVEARLAMLQRALGASPEADAVLKRVETFLGQRRLVDALVDLEHYRGLLTQGPRTAFGRLGQRLSLVQSDHRVLPGGNATKHSPG, encoded by the coding sequence ATGTCGCAAATCGGCTTTGGAGCGGAGCTAGACTCTCCGTTCATGACCCTGCGTATCTCCCTGATTGATGGATACGTAGACGGGGCCAGTCGCTTGGTGTTCCGGGGTGAGCGGCGAGTGCGGCTGACCCAGAATGAGGTCGACGTGTTGCTGCGCCTGGTTCAGGCGGAGGGAGTCGTCTCCCGTCAGGAGATCAATGTCGACGTGCTGGGGAACGCTCCCCAGGTCCTCACGCGCGCGGCGGATAACGTGGTTGCTCGTCTGCGCAAGAAGCTCGAACGCGATCCCGCCGAGCCGCTTCACATCTTGACGGTGCAAGGTGTTGGCTACCGCTGGCACTCATCCGATTCTTCAAGAACGGGGAGTGACGGCAATCTGGCGGTTGGTCGGGACAGTCTGATCGCGGAGCTGCTCGACGCGTGTCGTCCCGGAAGCTTGCTAGTGGTTCATGGGGTCCCGCGAGTAGGGACGTCGCGAGTGCTGCGCGAAGTGACGCGGCGCTTGCCCAATCCCGTCATGGGTTGTGACCTGCGCCACCGATCCGGCCTTCGCAACGCCCTGTGCCGGACGCTTGAGTGTGAGCCAAACGCGGTCGAAAGCGCGATCGCGCGTTTGCCCAGTGGCGTGGTGTGGCTGGACAATCTGAGCGCGTTGGATCCTGAGCTTCATCACCTCTCTTCCTGGGGTGAGAGCAACCCTAGGCTGACCCGGCTGGTGACGAGTCGGCGAACTCTCGACCTAGAAGCCGCGCAGCACGTTCGGGTCAAGCCGCTGAGCTTCTCCTCTGGGTTGGACTACGTCTCGCAGAAGCTTTCTCGGCTCGACGTTGCCGCAAGGAATGAAGAAGTAGCCCCTTTGGTTCGTGCATGTGGGGGCTGGATGCAGGCGCTGAATCAGCTCGTGCACAGCCTTACGGCCCTGACCTGTGCAGAGGTTTCCGCGTTGGTCGGCCCTTCCAACGCGTCGGGTGGCGAGCGGCACCAGCTCCTCGAGGAACTATGGAGCGGGCTGCTCGAGGGGGAACGCGACGCGTTGCTTCGGCTGTCTGCCTTTGCGGGACCCTGGGACCTCGAGCTCGGCCGCTCGATGGGCGTCGGGGGCGAACTGGTCGCACAATTGGTGGATTCGGCGCTCGTCGAGCGCGCTGCAAACGCGTCGGGTTTCGTGGTGTGGCCACCGCTACTCTCCCACCTCGCCAATCAATATCACCGCGGAAACAAGTGGGGGGGGATCGCTACGACCCATGCGCGAGTTGTGCTCGAATCAAGAGCGAACTCAGCGGAGCTGCGTCTCGCGATGGGACGGCTCTCGGGCACGTTGCGCGCGCAGCTTGCGTTCGCTCTCGCCCGCAGCGTCGAGTCAGCCCTCGAGCGCACCACGCTGGTGGCAGCGTCGGTGGATCTGCTTGGGGAGAAGGAGCGCCACCTCGCGCAGCTCGAGCTAGCGCGCTCGCTCAGCGTCCTGGGGCGCCACGAAGAGGCCCTGGCCGTGCTTGGGCGGTCACGGTCGGAAATGCCGTCGGAGCTTCAAGCCTTGACGTTGGTCGCGGAGGCGGACGTTCGGCGACAGACTGATCCTCGCGGATCCGAGCAACTGCTGCGAAATCCCTTGCTCCAGGGAAACAGCCAACTGGCGCCGAGGGTACTGCGTCAGCTGGGAGTGCTCGCACTCGAAGGGGGCGAGTCCAGAAAGGCGCGAAATCAGCTCCAGCGGGCCTACGTTGCCGCGGAGGCTGCGGGCGACGATGCCTTGTGCGGCACGATCCTGACGGACCTTGGGAACTTGTGCCTCGATTCGGACCTGGTCGAGGCAGCACGCTGTCTGGAGCGTGCAGGCATGTTGTTCAAGCAGCTCGGAGATCCTGCACGGCAGATGTACTCCCAGTCGAACCTCGGGTTTGCGCTGCATCTCATGGGGGACCTGGATCGAGCCGAATCACTACAGCGGGAAGCGCTGGCGGAGCACGACCGGGTTGGGAATCGGCGCTTCATCGGCTTTGCGCGCGCCGCGCTCGGAGCCATTTCACTCGAGCGCGGGCACTTGGTAGATGCAGAGCAACACTTGCTCGCGGCTCGGGAGATCCTGGAGGAAGTCGACCCGACCTATCAGCACTACGTCGAGGCGCGCCTGGCGATGCTGCAGCGCGCGCTCGGGGCATCCCCGGAAGCAGACGCGGTCCTGAAGCGGGTCGAGACTTTCTTGGGTCAGCGTCGGCTCGTGGATGCTCTGGTTGACCTGGAGCACTACCGAGGTCTGCTCACTCAGGGGCCGCGCACGGCCTTTGGACGCCTCGGTCAACGACTTAGCTTGGTGCAGAGTGACCACAGAGTATTACCGGGAGGAAATGCTACCAAGCATAGCCCAGGCTGA
- a CDS encoding FecR domain-containing protein, whose translation MSGDLQELSRQIRELQDAEADAREQPSVEQRMASIHEKLGRRSQERRTAARAEYAKNFLAGALGAAAAVLVSWFFMREVPLSAAVDGEAVTAGAWIASAEQNKALAFSDGSRLTLQANARGRVITFGEHGADFALESGTLHAEVVPRENNHWVIAAGPFEVLVTGTEFDATWDAKAEALSVNMRHGSVRISGSCLSEPRALSGQESGSFSCAPQRVSEASDTSAGSAAPKPAAAVAKTENAVPRAASGQEAPPQSKSATATAPSASAPAAAVTEEDWQALARAGRFKPALAAAEASGFSSLCTSLGADQVLELGNVARLAGNPSRASEAYLSARQRFGGSNAAATAAFQLGRLAFDGARDYSSARRWFGAYLSERPGGGLAQEALGRLMESEHRQGDQTNAAAHAAQYLKRFPGGPHAGLARSIGGE comes from the coding sequence ATGAGCGGCGATCTCCAAGAGCTGTCTCGGCAGATCCGCGAGCTGCAAGACGCGGAAGCCGACGCGCGGGAGCAACCCAGCGTCGAGCAGCGCATGGCGAGCATCCACGAAAAGCTAGGGCGCCGCAGCCAGGAGCGGCGCACCGCGGCGCGTGCTGAATACGCAAAGAATTTCCTCGCGGGCGCGCTGGGCGCGGCCGCGGCAGTGCTCGTCTCTTGGTTCTTCATGCGCGAGGTGCCGCTATCAGCAGCCGTCGATGGCGAGGCGGTCACAGCAGGCGCTTGGATCGCCAGCGCAGAGCAAAACAAGGCGCTCGCCTTCTCTGACGGGAGTCGTCTCACACTTCAAGCGAACGCTCGAGGCCGCGTAATCACCTTCGGCGAACACGGTGCAGACTTCGCATTGGAGTCTGGCACGCTCCACGCAGAAGTGGTTCCCCGCGAAAACAATCACTGGGTGATCGCTGCTGGCCCGTTCGAGGTACTCGTCACCGGAACGGAGTTCGACGCAACTTGGGATGCCAAAGCAGAAGCGCTGAGCGTAAACATGCGCCATGGCTCAGTCCGCATCAGCGGCAGTTGCCTGAGCGAGCCCCGCGCACTCAGCGGACAAGAGAGCGGCAGCTTCAGTTGCGCGCCGCAACGGGTGTCCGAGGCATCGGACACCAGCGCTGGGAGCGCCGCACCCAAGCCGGCCGCTGCGGTCGCCAAGACGGAGAACGCGGTCCCCAGGGCGGCGAGTGGACAAGAAGCGCCCCCTCAGAGCAAGAGCGCCACCGCTACGGCACCCAGCGCCAGCGCGCCTGCCGCAGCAGTAACGGAGGAAGACTGGCAAGCACTCGCCCGCGCCGGCCGCTTCAAGCCCGCGTTGGCCGCAGCTGAAGCGAGCGGCTTCTCCAGCCTGTGCACCAGCCTCGGGGCCGACCAGGTGCTCGAGCTCGGCAACGTCGCGCGTTTGGCGGGCAACCCCTCACGCGCCAGCGAGGCCTATCTATCCGCACGGCAACGTTTCGGCGGTTCGAACGCAGCGGCCACCGCCGCCTTCCAGCTGGGCCGTCTGGCGTTCGATGGCGCGCGCGACTACAGCAGCGCGCGTCGTTGGTTCGGCGCCTACCTGAGCGAGCGCCCCGGCGGCGGCCTTGCGCAGGAGGCATTGGGGCGCCTGATGGAGAGCGAACACCGCCAGGGTGACCAGACGAACGCGGCAGCGCACGCCGCGCAATACTTGAAGCGCTTCCCCGGTGGACCGCACGCCGGCTTGGCCCGTAGTATCGGCGGAGAATGA
- a CDS encoding sigma-70 family RNA polymerase sigma factor — protein MPAPVHRLQPAPSALAILDESAELEQLVRGLQSGKAWAQRALLEDHGAYVERVLTRILGRHSELEDLVQEVFIRALCRVDQIEEPSGLRSWLAAFAVFVAREALRKRRRRSWLLFSAPEELPEPPAPTASPELLNAYHAFYDVLGKLDVDLRIAFALRWVEGMELTEVAALTDVSLATAKRRLKSARERFVVLAATNPFLQDWLGGRES, from the coding sequence ATGCCCGCCCCGGTTCACCGACTCCAGCCCGCGCCGAGCGCTCTCGCCATTTTGGACGAGAGCGCCGAGCTCGAGCAGTTGGTGCGGGGCCTACAGTCGGGGAAAGCCTGGGCCCAGCGGGCGCTGCTCGAGGACCACGGCGCCTACGTGGAGCGGGTGCTGACGCGCATCCTGGGGCGCCACTCGGAGCTTGAGGATCTGGTGCAGGAAGTGTTTATCCGGGCGCTTTGCCGCGTGGATCAAATCGAGGAGCCGAGCGGCCTCCGGAGTTGGCTCGCGGCGTTTGCGGTGTTCGTCGCTCGCGAGGCGTTGCGCAAGCGGCGGCGCCGGAGTTGGCTGTTGTTCAGTGCCCCAGAAGAGCTCCCAGAACCGCCCGCTCCAACGGCGTCGCCGGAACTCTTGAACGCCTACCACGCGTTCTACGATGTGCTGGGCAAGCTCGACGTGGACCTTCGCATCGCCTTCGCCCTGCGGTGGGTAGAGGGAATGGAACTCACAGAGGTCGCCGCGCTGACCGATGTGTCCCTCGCCACCGCCAAGCGACGCCTCAAATCCGCGCGGGAACGCTTCGTGGTGCTGGCCGCCACGAATCCTTTCCTTCAGGATTGGTTGGGGGGGAGGGAGTCATGA
- a CDS encoding AraC family transcriptional regulator — protein sequence MSGISCLLVQPLLLALGGDEARTSSFWKACELAPEQLLAPDARIGPAQFAAAWDSAVALSERPTLALWLADQIPAGTFGVVEYVCRSANSLGDALRQWVRYLNLLDDAVEVGLLESAGVAELRVLRESPVPAPASHELCFALLMRRAQELLDGPTLRAVRVDFQHHCLGEAKVYEDFFAAPVKFGAQYTQLVLPSEALGFSLKTTDPALLEILSRHAADLQGALPTGSLLAEQVRSALQRGLRNSQSSIEDVASELGLTARSLQRRLKEEGHGFKELRDEVRSGLAKRYLDSGLSAAEISFLLGFSEPSAFFRAFKRWTGVSPLESRARS from the coding sequence GTGTCGGGGATCAGTTGTCTGCTCGTTCAACCGCTGCTCTTGGCTCTAGGTGGAGACGAGGCACGCACCAGTAGCTTCTGGAAGGCGTGTGAGCTTGCTCCGGAGCAACTCTTGGCGCCGGACGCGCGCATTGGGCCCGCGCAGTTTGCGGCGGCCTGGGACAGCGCCGTCGCGCTAAGCGAGCGACCAACCCTCGCGCTGTGGTTGGCAGACCAGATCCCCGCGGGAACGTTCGGCGTCGTCGAGTACGTGTGCCGCAGCGCCAACTCCCTAGGCGATGCCTTGCGTCAGTGGGTGCGCTACTTGAACCTGCTGGACGACGCCGTCGAGGTTGGCTTGCTCGAGAGCGCTGGCGTCGCCGAGCTGCGCGTGTTGCGGGAGAGCCCAGTGCCAGCCCCGGCGTCTCATGAGCTGTGTTTTGCGCTCTTGATGCGCCGCGCTCAAGAGTTGCTCGACGGGCCTACCCTGCGGGCCGTGCGTGTCGACTTTCAGCATCATTGCCTCGGGGAAGCAAAGGTGTACGAGGACTTCTTCGCCGCGCCGGTCAAGTTCGGCGCCCAATACACGCAGCTCGTGTTGCCGAGCGAGGCGCTCGGGTTTTCCCTCAAGACGACGGATCCCGCGCTGCTCGAGATCTTGAGCCGCCACGCGGCGGACTTGCAGGGCGCGCTGCCCACCGGCTCACTATTGGCCGAGCAGGTGCGGAGCGCGCTTCAACGGGGCCTTCGCAACAGTCAAAGCAGCATCGAAGACGTCGCCTCCGAGCTCGGCCTCACGGCGCGCAGCCTGCAGCGCCGCCTCAAAGAGGAAGGCCACGGCTTCAAAGAGCTGCGTGACGAAGTGCGCAGCGGGCTGGCCAAGCGCTACCTCGACTCAGGTCTCAGCGCCGCCGAGATTTCGTTCCTGCTCGGTTTCTCGGAACCGAGCGCGTTCTTCCGCGCCTTCAAGCGCTGGACCGGCGTCTCCCCCCTCGAGAGCCGCGCGCGCAGCTGA
- a CDS encoding alpha/beta hydrolase: MTPSYRCQTAWLRYQPFFPEAMRCDEESAPEESWWHWNGLEVHLDRLANPNAPLKAIVLHGAGAYGRVMAPAAVLAQRHGYETVAPDLPGYGLTQVPWRRFDYQLWIDCVVDLIAEEQRRDSRPIVLFGVSLGGLLAYQAAARSGRVAGLIASTLADTREDAVRRDFARTPLLGSVGIKLLERLAFLTDNLPLPMAQMSKMHAISNIPELSALCSRDRLGGGNWVPARFLRSLMQAVPDVEPEAFDRCPVLVVHPGEDRMTNIAHSRRFFARLPGEKRFVVLEGASHMPTEQPGTQQMQDAVLQFLSDIAARRDVDSLARC, translated from the coding sequence ATGACCCCGAGCTACCGTTGCCAAACCGCTTGGCTCCGCTACCAGCCATTTTTCCCTGAGGCAATGCGCTGCGACGAGGAGAGCGCACCGGAAGAATCCTGGTGGCACTGGAATGGCCTCGAGGTGCACCTCGACCGGCTTGCGAATCCGAACGCGCCGCTCAAGGCGATCGTGCTCCACGGAGCAGGGGCGTACGGCCGCGTGATGGCGCCAGCGGCAGTGCTCGCCCAGCGCCATGGCTACGAGACGGTGGCACCGGACTTGCCGGGCTACGGGCTCACCCAGGTTCCCTGGCGGCGCTTCGACTATCAGCTGTGGATCGACTGCGTCGTCGACTTGATCGCCGAAGAGCAGCGACGGGACTCGCGCCCGATCGTGCTGTTTGGGGTCAGCCTTGGCGGGCTCCTCGCGTATCAAGCCGCGGCGCGTTCGGGGCGCGTAGCGGGGCTCATCGCCAGCACCCTGGCGGACACCCGTGAGGACGCGGTGCGCCGCGACTTCGCGCGCACGCCGCTGCTTGGTTCCGTAGGGATTAAGTTGCTGGAGCGCTTGGCGTTCTTGACGGATAACCTCCCGCTGCCAATGGCCCAGATGTCCAAGATGCACGCCATCTCGAACATTCCCGAGCTTTCGGCGTTATGCAGTCGCGACCGACTCGGTGGCGGCAACTGGGTGCCGGCGCGCTTCCTCAGGAGCCTGATGCAGGCGGTCCCCGATGTGGAGCCTGAAGCCTTCGACCGATGTCCGGTGCTCGTGGTGCACCCAGGTGAAGATCGCATGACCAACATCGCCCACTCGCGGCGCTTCTTCGCGCGACTCCCGGGTGAAAAACGCTTCGTGGTGCTCGAAGGCGCGAGCCATATGCCGACAGAGCAGCCCGGCACCCAGCAGATGCAAGATGCCGTGCTGCAGTTCCTGAGCGATATCGCAGCTCGCCGCGATGTGGATTCGCTGGCTCGATGTTAG
- a CDS encoding TlyA family RNA methyltransferase, giving the protein MLKKRADLLLVERGLCESRSKAQALVMAGQVFMGDTRVDKPGTQLAEDAPLTVRGVDRFVSRGGHKLEGALEVFADRLTLAGTTCVDVGASTGGFTDCLLQRGVSKVYAVDVGQGQLAAKLVQDSRVEVRDKTNARFLAAKDFAEPIDLVVVDASFIGIGKLAAALAATLRVEGHLVAMIKPQFEVGRDVARRFKGVIRDPKLRAAAIDGVKAQLEAVGFELLAEADSTLPGPKGNLECFVLAQLTSPPNPEPAESQNTNTQMS; this is encoded by the coding sequence TTGTTGAAGAAGCGGGCAGATTTGCTCTTGGTGGAGCGAGGCTTGTGCGAAAGCCGCTCGAAGGCGCAGGCGCTGGTGATGGCTGGCCAGGTCTTCATGGGGGACACCCGCGTCGACAAGCCCGGCACTCAGCTCGCGGAAGACGCGCCCCTTACGGTGCGGGGCGTCGATCGCTTCGTGTCCCGGGGGGGCCACAAGCTCGAAGGTGCGCTCGAGGTGTTTGCTGACCGACTGACGTTGGCTGGCACCACGTGCGTGGACGTCGGGGCGTCGACGGGTGGCTTTACCGACTGCCTGCTGCAACGGGGCGTCTCGAAGGTGTACGCCGTTGACGTGGGACAGGGTCAGCTCGCCGCCAAGCTCGTGCAAGATTCGCGAGTCGAGGTGCGCGACAAGACCAACGCGCGGTTCCTCGCGGCAAAAGACTTCGCGGAGCCAATTGACCTGGTGGTCGTCGACGCGAGCTTCATCGGTATTGGGAAGCTCGCGGCTGCGCTTGCGGCGACGTTGCGTGTCGAAGGCCATCTGGTGGCGATGATCAAGCCCCAGTTCGAGGTTGGTCGAGACGTCGCGAGGCGCTTCAAGGGTGTGATTCGTGATCCGAAGCTACGCGCCGCGGCTATCGATGGTGTGAAGGCACAGCTCGAAGCGGTTGGCTTCGAGCTTTTGGCAGAGGCGGACTCGACGCTGCCGGGTCCCAAGGGCAACCTGGAGTGCTTCGTCTTGGCCCAGCTGACCTCTCCCCCAAACCCAGAGCCTGCCGAGTCTCAGAACACCAACACCCAGATGTCGTAG
- a CDS encoding CPBP family intramembrane metalloprotease, with translation MTDVEQAPLPAPQPAALTKTGPITDLVLTLPIFLLYHLGVVFLPVRNAADMVTRELMSLADNSLLAYSGLTLGIGAVYVAVLLVFRKRGAMQWQRFAWVAAEGVLYAVAMRLIAGWVVGEIFLGGVSGGPFQGLVMSLGAGFYEEIAFRVILYGLGLKLLLAFLPAPLPFKKLWFTLGWALVASMIFSGWHYVGALGDPFDPKSFVFRTVCGLVFTAIYHVRGFAPAVWTHALYDIWVLVF, from the coding sequence ATGACCGACGTCGAGCAAGCGCCGCTACCGGCGCCGCAACCGGCGGCGCTGACCAAGACGGGTCCGATCACCGACTTGGTGCTGACGCTGCCGATCTTCTTGCTCTACCACCTGGGGGTGGTCTTTCTGCCGGTGCGCAACGCGGCAGACATGGTCACGCGGGAGCTGATGAGCCTCGCGGACAACAGCTTGCTCGCGTACTCCGGGCTGACCCTGGGCATCGGCGCGGTGTATGTCGCGGTGCTCTTGGTGTTCCGCAAACGCGGCGCCATGCAGTGGCAGCGCTTCGCTTGGGTCGCCGCAGAAGGCGTCCTGTACGCGGTGGCCATGCGCCTCATCGCAGGCTGGGTGGTCGGAGAAATCTTCCTGGGCGGTGTGTCCGGCGGCCCCTTCCAAGGCCTGGTGATGAGCCTTGGAGCGGGTTTCTACGAGGAAATTGCGTTCCGGGTGATCCTCTACGGCCTCGGGCTGAAGCTGTTGTTAGCGTTTTTGCCGGCGCCACTCCCCTTCAAGAAGCTGTGGTTCACCCTGGGCTGGGCGCTGGTCGCCTCGATGATCTTCAGCGGCTGGCACTACGTGGGGGCGCTTGGCGATCCATTCGACCCCAAGAGCTTTGTTTTCCGCACGGTTTGCGGCTTGGTGTTCACCGCCATCTATCACGTGCGCGGCTTTGCACCTGCCGTCTGGACCCACGCACTCTACGACATCTGGGTGTTGGTGTTCTGA
- a CDS encoding decaprenyl-phosphate phosphoribosyltransferase: MERIEVTAEAAEGQSRPASTQGPDNADSPFVEPSAGAMEKETEQGFVWRLGGVIKTLRPHQWVKNAFVVAPVVFAREIFDPALLTRAASAFGVFCLLAGAVYTMNDVVDVTADRVHPVKRYRPIPSGRVPLPLAKVLAAVLVVLALGSALLINVGFFAVAALYFLQNLAYSFKLKKVPYLDVSLIALGFVLRVEAGGFATHISVSRYLIACTALLALFLGFGKRRHELAAAAADVGKTRASLERYTAGGLDTALVVTAVATIGVYLAYTLDPSTRAFFHTDYLWPTTAFVVAGVLRFLQLVRSRPKAESPTQEMLRDGPFVGIVLLWIGLVLWIVYNLRPGG; the protein is encoded by the coding sequence ATGGAGCGCATCGAGGTCACCGCTGAAGCCGCAGAAGGCCAGAGCCGGCCTGCGTCCACGCAAGGCCCTGACAACGCAGACTCGCCGTTCGTGGAGCCGTCCGCTGGAGCGATGGAAAAAGAGACTGAGCAAGGATTCGTGTGGCGCCTCGGCGGTGTGATCAAGACGCTCCGTCCACACCAATGGGTGAAGAACGCCTTCGTGGTGGCACCCGTGGTGTTCGCTAGAGAGATCTTCGACCCGGCCCTGCTCACCCGAGCGGCCAGCGCGTTTGGCGTGTTCTGCTTGTTGGCTGGCGCCGTCTACACGATGAACGACGTGGTGGACGTGACGGCGGACCGGGTGCACCCGGTGAAGCGTTACCGTCCAATCCCTTCCGGCCGCGTGCCGCTGCCCCTCGCGAAGGTGCTCGCGGCGGTGCTGGTCGTGCTGGCGCTTGGCTCGGCGCTCCTGATCAACGTCGGCTTCTTCGCGGTCGCTGCGCTCTACTTCCTGCAGAACCTGGCGTACTCGTTCAAGCTGAAGAAGGTCCCCTACCTCGATGTCAGCCTGATCGCCCTCGGGTTCGTGTTGCGGGTGGAGGCAGGCGGTTTCGCCACGCACATCTCGGTCTCTCGCTATCTGATCGCGTGTACTGCGCTGTTGGCGCTGTTTCTTGGCTTCGGTAAGCGTCGTCACGAGCTGGCGGCCGCAGCCGCTGACGTGGGCAAGACGCGCGCATCCCTCGAGCGCTACACGGCGGGTGGCCTAGACACCGCTTTGGTCGTCACAGCGGTCGCGACGATTGGCGTGTACCTGGCGTACACGCTGGATCCTTCCACTCGAGCATTTTTCCACACGGATTATCTCTGGCCCACGACGGCTTTCGTTGTCGCTGGCGTGCTGCGCTTCTTGCAGCTGGTGCGCAGCCGCCCGAAGGCTGAGAGCCCCACCCAGGAGATGCTTCGCGACGGCCCGTTCGTCGGCATCGTGCTGTTGTGGATCGGCCTGGTGCTCTGGATCGTCTACAACCTGCGGCCCGGGGGATGA
- a CDS encoding thioredoxin domain-containing protein, giving the protein MAKSSSRLQSFPQGFGVAVLLAGLLACKNAQKPEDLGPDPGSLPQGTVPVGTAPLGTTPVAAPLVPAVAAPTSHATACIPITAEDTTTGSGNALVTLVEFTDLQCPFCSRAQKTLETLRTNYNENELRIVVKHNPLPFHKQARDAALAAQAVQQTSGSAVAMKFIGLVMSNQSELPSTDFAPWVLQAGGDTEQFRTAKLSTAVSAKVDADIQQAKALSANGTPAFFINGAKLSGAQPYEKFQSAIEAEIKETQKLKGTGTAPDQLYVARCRENLGTDTK; this is encoded by the coding sequence ATGGCAAAGTCGAGTTCTCGTCTTCAGTCGTTTCCGCAAGGTTTTGGGGTCGCGGTGCTGCTCGCAGGCTTGCTTGCCTGCAAGAACGCCCAGAAACCCGAAGACCTAGGCCCAGACCCAGGCAGCTTGCCGCAGGGCACTGTTCCCGTCGGCACCGCTCCCCTCGGGACCACGCCTGTCGCAGCGCCGCTCGTGCCCGCCGTCGCGGCGCCTACGAGCCACGCGACCGCTTGCATTCCGATCACCGCTGAAGACACCACGACTGGCAGCGGCAATGCCCTCGTAACCCTGGTGGAGTTCACGGACCTGCAGTGTCCGTTCTGCTCTCGCGCCCAGAAGACGCTGGAGACCTTGCGCACCAACTACAACGAGAACGAGTTGCGGATCGTGGTCAAGCACAACCCGCTGCCGTTCCACAAGCAAGCGCGGGACGCAGCGCTCGCAGCCCAGGCCGTACAGCAGACCAGTGGGTCAGCGGTCGCGATGAAGTTCATCGGTCTGGTCATGAGCAACCAATCGGAGCTGCCGTCCACGGACTTCGCGCCCTGGGTGCTACAAGCAGGCGGAGACACCGAACAGTTCCGCACGGCAAAGCTCTCAACCGCGGTGAGCGCCAAGGTCGACGCGGACATCCAACAGGCCAAGGCCCTCAGTGCGAACGGTACACCGGCGTTCTTCATCAACGGCGCGAAGCTCAGTGGCGCGCAGCCCTACGAGAAGTTTCAGTCGGCCATCGAGGCGGAGATCAAGGAGACCCAGAAGCTGAAGGGAACGGGCACCGCCCCGGATCAGCTCTACGTAGCGCGCTGTCGGGAGAACCTGGGGACCGACACCAAGTAG
- a CDS encoding leucine-rich repeat domain-containing protein produces MRLRILPLLMLAVACDEAPADKPAASASVQAATALPSAVPTPEPKKEEPPPVVKRECKAGNVVDFADADVEAEVRRKLQKEKGDITKAELGKIKSLKLSSSSLNSLDNCIFPHLTHVQGLFFGRGKIRDIEPLAELTTLLDLKLAFNPITDIAKLEKLTKLDRLDLGHTQIRDLKPLEKLTEITDLQLDDTPVDDLTPLAKLTKLEKLSIQRTRVKDLKPLKELKSLKFVYINGAPVDEPFVIMRPGLKVVDQ; encoded by the coding sequence ATGCGACTCCGGATCCTGCCCCTGTTGATGTTGGCCGTCGCTTGCGACGAAGCGCCCGCGGACAAGCCCGCGGCGTCCGCGTCAGTACAAGCCGCCACGGCACTGCCAAGCGCCGTTCCCACGCCGGAACCCAAGAAGGAAGAGCCACCACCGGTGGTGAAGCGCGAGTGCAAGGCTGGGAACGTCGTGGACTTCGCGGACGCCGATGTCGAGGCCGAGGTGCGCCGCAAGCTGCAGAAGGAGAAGGGCGACATCACCAAGGCGGAGCTCGGCAAGATCAAGAGCCTCAAGCTCTCGTCGAGCAGCCTGAACTCCCTCGACAACTGCATCTTCCCCCATCTGACCCATGTGCAGGGGCTGTTCTTCGGCCGAGGTAAGATCAGGGACATCGAGCCGCTGGCCGAGCTGACGACGCTGCTCGACCTGAAGCTGGCGTTCAACCCGATCACGGACATCGCAAAGCTCGAGAAGCTGACCAAGCTCGACCGCCTCGATCTAGGGCACACCCAGATCCGCGACCTGAAGCCTCTCGAGAAGCTCACGGAGATCACCGATCTGCAGCTCGACGACACTCCCGTCGACGACCTGACACCCCTGGCCAAGCTGACGAAGCTCGAGAAGCTGTCGATTCAGCGCACGCGGGTAAAAGATCTGAAGCCGCTGAAAGAACTGAAGAGCCTGAAGTTCGTCTACATCAACGGCGCGCCGGTGGATGAACCCTTCGTGATCATGCGTCCGGGCCTAAAGGTGGTCGATCAGTAG